The DNA segment CAGTGCTATTTTGCTGAGCTCAAAATAGGCCGGCGCATAGGTGATATTGGTCTCAACGATGGTCTGGAGCTGCTGCTTGGCCGTATCGTAGTTCTGCGCCGCCATGTTTTCCCGGGCCTTCATTAATAGTTCACCTAAATCCTGGCCCCCAACCGCAGACACCAAAATGGCGCTGGAAACCATGATCAGAGCTATTCGTAACCGTCCCATCTTAACTACCTTGTATTGTTACCTCCAAAATACATACGCCGCCCGCTTTTAAAAGGTTCAGGCTATTAAATATACCTGTCCGCCCTCCCTGCTGAACTCCTGTCCCCTATACTCACAGTGCTCTGAATATATGAATATATAATAGTCTTCTCACTTCGCTACCGGAATAGCACCCATCAGCAAGCTATGATTTACAGCACCTTAAAGCAGCAAATCAGGTTGTGCCGAAGGCGGGACTCGAACCCGCACAGGATTTCTCCCACTGCCCCCTCAAGACAGCGTGTCTACCAGTTCCACCACTTCGGCGTTTGTATACTACCCATCACGGATTTGGAGGAGGTTGGTCTTCACTCGGAGGCAAAGGCAACTCCCCTGGGCTGGCGGCCTCGGGCAACTCCATTTCAGTAACCGGCTGCAAAGGGACCGTCTCCCGTTGGGCAGCCCTCTGCCGCACGATACTATCTTCGCTGCTCACCCGCGGCCGGCCCACAATGGATATCAAAATCGCCAGCACCATGAACGCGGCCGCTAGACCGGTGGTCAGCCTAATCATCAATTTGTCCGCTCCATGACCCCCAAACATCGCCGTAGAGATGCCGCCACCTAAACTGCCGGCCAGTCCACCACCACGCCCCGACTGCAGTAATATCACCACAACCAATAGGATTGCAACTAAAACGTGAAAGAAAATTAAAATACCGTAAATCAAGGATTCACCTTAGTTTCTAGCATTGAAATTTCTGCAATTTTATAGTATTCGTCAATATCCAAGCTTGCCCCACCAATAAGGAAACCATCCACACCCGGCGTGCGCATAAGCTCGGCAGCATTAGTGGCTTTGACACTGCCACCATATAACACCTTGACCCGATCACCGGATAACGTGGAGAACAGCTCCTGGAGAATTGCTCGCACCTGGGCGTGGGCTTCACCCGCCTGTTGGGGAGTGGCCACGACGCCGGTCCCAATCGCCCAAACGGGCTCATAGGCGATAATCAGCTTATCAACCGGAAAGGTCTCCAGGCCCGCCAGGTCCTCCTGCAGCTGCTGCCGTAGGACTTCCTCGGTAGCACCACCCTGCCGCTCTTCAAGGCGCTCACCAATACAGAGAATCACCTGAAGTCCCGCATCAAGGGCCGCCGCTATTTTCGCCCGAATGTCTGCATCCTGCTCATGAAAAATGTGGCGTCGTTCCGAATGCCCGATGATCACCCACCGACAACCGCACGCCAACAGCATGCGGGCGGACGTTTCCCCCGTATAGGCGCCCTCCGCAGCCGAATGCAGGTTCTGACCACCCAGCTCAATGCGAGTATCCTTCAGCGCCTCGTGAATGTGAAAGAGCCCCGTTGCCGATGGAAACAAAATAAACTTAACTCCGGAGAGATTCAAGGCCTTTGTCCTCAACTGGCAGGCGAATTGGTACCCCTCCTGAGGCGTCTTATACATCTTCCAATTGGCAGCGACGATCGGTTCGCCGTTGCTCATGTCAATACCTCCAGCGCCGGCAGAACCTTGCCGGTTAGCAGCTCCAGCGAGGCTCCGCCCCCGGTGCTGATATGCGTGAAGTACTTGGGATCTGACAATTTATCAATTGCGGCGGCAGAATCACCGCCACCCACCACCGATAGGGCCCCCTGCAATGTAGCATCGGCAATGGCGGCAATGATCATCTCGGTACCGGTCTGGAAGGCCGCCCACTCAAACACTCCCATGGGACCGTTCCAGAAAATGGTGCGCGCCCCTTCCAGGGCCTGACTGAATTCAACACAGGTTTCAGGTCCAATATCCACGCCGATCTCCTCTTCCGCCAGCTCCTCCAGGGGAACTACCCGCCAGGCAGACTCTGCCGACATACCCTCCGCCGCTACCACATCCCGCGGCAGGGAAACCTGTACACCGCGGGATTCGGCTGCCTTCAGAATATCGCCGGCCTCTCCAAGGAGCGCCTCATCCACCAGCGAGCCGCCTACGTCAATTCCCCGGGCTTTGAGAAAGGTGAAGGCCATGCCGCCCCCGACAATCAAGCGATCCGCCTGATTTAGCAGCTGGTGGAGAAGCTCCAACTTCCCAGCCACCTTGGCACCACCCAGAACCACGGCAAACGGCCGCTGAGGAGCATCCAGTTTGTCCCGCAGGAATTGAAGCTCCCGGGCCATCAGAAAACCGATGCCGGCCTGATCAAAATGGGCGACCACCCCGACATTGCTGGCATGGGCGCGGTGGGCGGTCCCGAAAGCATCATTGACGTAGACCGTCCCGTGACGGGCCAGGCGGGCAGCGAAATCGGAATCGTTGGCCTCCTCACCCGGATAGAAACGCAAGTTCTCCAGAAGATGCACCTGGCCGGGTCGCAGCTGCCGGCTCACTCCCAACGCTTCATCAGACACACAGTCCGAAGAAAATAAGATGTCCTGCTTGAGTAGAACCTCCAGCTCCTCGGCTACCGGCAGCATGGTTAAATCCGGAACCGGCCTGCCTTTGGGCCGACCCAGATGAGACATCAGAATGACCGCCGCACCTTGCTCCAGGCAGTACTTGATCGTTGGCAGGGCCGCCCGGATACGAAAATTGTCGTCCACAATCCCATCATCCAGCGGAACGTTAAAATCGACCCGCATGAGGACCCGCTGATCCTTAAGATTGAGTTGCTCGATTGTCTTCATGACTCAGATCACTCCAGTACAAAAAAAATTACTCCCCTTTTAGCGGCGTCGCTACCGCTAAAACGGCCACCTCCCCATAGCCCCCAGCCCTCAGCGCCAGGGCACAGGCGGAAGCCGTAGCCCCGCTGGTCAGCACATCATCCACCAGCAGCACGTTCCTTCCATCACCGGCCCGGCTGGTCCGAAAGCTGCCGCTTACATTCTCACGGCGCTCCTCTAGCGACAGGCCCGTCTGAGAGCGCGTCCAGCGGTGCCGCACCACCAATCGATCCTCCATAGGCAGCCCACTCCAATCGCCCAGCCCTCGGGCCAAGACCCCCGACTGGTTATACCCCCGCTCACGCAGCCTGGTACGGTGCAGCGGGATGGGCACCAAAACATCAAAATTACCCCAGGGTATCTCCCCCTCCATCAGGCGAAACACCGCCTCACTGAGCCGATATCCGATCCGCCGATGCCCCTGGTACTTCAACAGGTGAATCAAGGTCTCCATCGCCTCGTCATAACGGAAGGCGCACCAGACGTTGTCCAGCTCCGCGTTCACCAGAACCCCCTCCTGCCACTGCCCCAGACCGGTCGGGGACAGGCTCTCCAGGCAGTGCCTGCAGACGGAGCGCTCGCCATCAAGCGGAGCGCTACAGAGCACGCACAGTGATGGAAAGAGGAGCTCGAGTGGATTGGGTAAGTGGCCCATTATCGGCTTCACTCATCTGTCAGGGGCACCTGGCTGGCTGCCCCGTAGAGGGCTGCCAGGTTACCCAGCTGGGATGGCACCACCTTGAGATTCTCCCGCGGCAGAGTGAAGATGTGGCGCTGCAGGCTCTCCAGCATGGCCGGGCTGAAATACTCCCACGCCCCCGCCATGGCGCCGCCCACTACTATGATATGCGGGTCCAGCAGGTTTACCCCATGGCTCAGCGACAGACCCAGCACGCGCCCGTATTCCCGCCAGGCCGCCAGGGCCGTAGCATCTCCCTCGTCCGCCAGCCGGCTCACCTCTTCGGGCGAATCAGCCCTGCCACCCAGGCTGCGATAGGTCCTCAGCAGCCCGCGGATACTGACATCCTCCTCCCAGGAATGGTCTTCCTCTCGCCAGACTGACAGACCATATTCAGCCGCGGTTCCCGTCGCCCCATGAAATACCTTCCCATTCAGGACAATGCCCCAGCCAAAACCGGTACCCAAAGTTACCCCCAGCACGTAGGGATACCCTCTGCCGGCCCCCCGGTGGGCCTCGCCTAGCACAAAGA comes from the Candidatus Neomarinimicrobiota bacterium genome and includes:
- the tpiA gene encoding triose-phosphate isomerase produces the protein MSNGEPIVAANWKMYKTPQEGYQFACQLRTKALNLSGVKFILFPSATGLFHIHEALKDTRIELGGQNLHSAAEGAYTGETSARMLLACGCRWVIIGHSERRHIFHEQDADIRAKIAAALDAGLQVILCIGERLEERQGGATEEVLRQQLQEDLAGLETFPVDKLIIAYEPVWAIGTGVVATPQQAGEAHAQVRAILQELFSTLSGDRVKVLYGGSVKATNAAELMRTPGVDGFLIGGASLDIDEYYKIAEISMLETKVNP
- the secG gene encoding preprotein translocase subunit SecG, which codes for MIYGILIFFHVLVAILLVVVILLQSGRGGGLAGSLGGGISTAMFGGHGADKLMIRLTTGLAAAFMVLAILISIVGRPRVSSEDSIVRQRAAQRETVPLQPVTEMELPEAASPGELPLPPSEDQPPPNP
- the pgk gene encoding phosphoglycerate kinase, with translation MKTIEQLNLKDQRVLMRVDFNVPLDDGIVDDNFRIRAALPTIKYCLEQGAAVILMSHLGRPKGRPVPDLTMLPVAEELEVLLKQDILFSSDCVSDEALGVSRQLRPGQVHLLENLRFYPGEEANDSDFAARLARHGTVYVNDAFGTAHRAHASNVGVVAHFDQAGIGFLMARELQFLRDKLDAPQRPFAVVLGGAKVAGKLELLHQLLNQADRLIVGGGMAFTFLKARGIDVGGSLVDEALLGEAGDILKAAESRGVQVSLPRDVVAAEGMSAESAWRVVPLEELAEEEIGVDIGPETCVEFSQALEGARTIFWNGPMGVFEWAAFQTGTEMIIAAIADATLQGALSVVGGGDSAAAIDKLSDPKYFTHISTGGGASLELLTGKVLPALEVLT
- a CDS encoding ComF family protein, coding for MGHLPNPLELLFPSLCVLCSAPLDGERSVCRHCLESLSPTGLGQWQEGVLVNAELDNVWCAFRYDEAMETLIHLLKYQGHRRIGYRLSEAVFRLMEGEIPWGNFDVLVPIPLHRTRLRERGYNQSGVLARGLGDWSGLPMEDRLVVRHRWTRSQTGLSLEERRENVSGSFRTSRAGDGRNVLLVDDVLTSGATASACALALRAGGYGEVAVLAVATPLKGE
- a CDS encoding ROK family protein codes for the protein MTRYAAGVDIGGTSIKTGLFDDHLELVQRCAAVPTSSLTSGDALVEQVLASIEAGMSELGDGPDSLAGIGIGSPGPLDIQRGTVIETPNMPILNGFALKPRMSVAAGVPVWLDNDANVFVLGEAHRGAGRGYPYVLGVTLGTGFGWGIVLNGKVFHGATGTAAEYGLSVWREEDHSWEEDVSIRGLLRTYRSLGGRADSPEEVSRLADEGDATALAAWREYGRVLGLSLSHGVNLLDPHIIVVGGAMAGAWEYFSPAMLESLQRHIFTLPRENLKVVPSQLGNLAALYGAASQVPLTDE